The genomic region GTCCAGCAAGCCGGAACTGTCTGATTCGATAAACGAGTTTCTACGCACGTGATCCTTGGCCAGATTCATGGCCACCCTGAACAAATAACCGGGAAGATTCGTGATTTCGTTCACGGTGTCCAACTGCATAACTCGCAAATAAGCTTCCTGAACCAATTCTTCGGCGGTATCGCTACAGCCTATGTATCGTTTCAGTAACTGCAACAAAGTGCCATGGTTTTCAATAAAGGTCGTTTCGAGAAGAGCTATGGCGGTTTTCATGATAACTACCTGGAGTAGGATTCGCGTCAGTAATACCGCAATTGTTATGCCATGTTCAATTCCTTGGTATTTCAGCAAGATAGAGTTTTATGGATTTGCCCTGTATGGGAAATGACGCAAATATGCGGCATATCACACAATTGACCGGAGTTGAAAGAATGACTAACGTTTTTTATTGGACAACACCGGTCGAGACGGTGGCATTTTTCGAGCCAGCCGCCAAGGATTGGCTACCATGACTTCCCGAATTCGGGTCTTCGTGGGAGCGGCTTTAGCCGCGGCAGGGGCCTCGATCGCGGCGGATACCCATGGGGCCAAGCCCTCCCACGGACGGGGCTTTTAACTTCCTCAACGGCATTCAGGCTTGGATAGGACGAATGAATTCGCCTCTGGAGGCGATATGAGAATGCTCCAGGAGGTTTTTTATCGACTGTGCAATCGACATCGGTACAGTCTCATCTAGAATTGCCTATCATACTGATTTTCGAGCGGATTCCGAAACCGGTTGCGTTTCTCGACGAAATACCGGAGCTAAAACAGATCCTGCGTTATCAATACTTCGCTCTCCCGGATCGCCACGCCGATGCCTTGCCGGTCGTACAGCGGCGACAGAATGTTTTTTCGATGGGAAGGGCTGTCCATCCATCCCTGCACCGTCGAAAGGGCGATTTGATCGGGGGGATTCCAGGTGTATTCCATGTTGACGACAACGCCGTCCCGTATCGTTTTAACCATCTTGTCGTAAAGGTGATTCAGAAAGATGTTTTCCGCGAGACCGGTGAGCCAGGTCGTGGGTCCGATCTGTTTTTTCTTGTTCCATCCCAGATTTTTGCTGCGAACCGCCGCATCTTCCCCTTGCCGATTCGTATGGCTGAAATACCGATGGCTCGCCATGTCCTGGCTGTGGCTGCGGGCGATCCGGGTAAGCTGTTCGTCCCAGGCCAACGGAGTCAATCCGTGGTTTTGCCGTTCCCGGTTGATGAGCCGATGGATTTGCCGCTCCATTTCGGAAATGTCGATTGTCGGCGGCGCACCGGAAGCAGCGGACAGCGGATAATGAACGATGCCGAGGCAAACGACGAGCAGCGAAGAGATTCGTTTCATGACGGAGTTCATGGGTAAATAAACAACAGCGGGTTGAGCCGTGACATTCATGCCGCCGGGTTAAGCCGGAGCCGGGGGATATTGGTATGGCCAAGTCCCCCTTGCAGCGCCTCATAGCCCGATCGTTCGATTTAACGGCAATGGCCATTATATATCATCTTCATTATGAGCTCGGCCGGGATGAGTCTAAGCAGGGAGTTTTCCCTGCGGTCATTTGCGCGTGCTGGGTCCGGTGACAGGAATGCCGTTGCCCATATAGCTTAAGAAATATTCGAGATTGCGCAGGACGGCGCTTTGAGCAGGCGGCGGTTCGGCCCTGATTTGAGTCAGGCATTCCCGGAATCGCCGATGCAGAGTGCCCGTTTCACCCCATTTCAAACGGTAGGTGGGCCAGCCGGCGGTATGTCCCAGGGAAGGGCCGAGTAGTTCGGAGCGAAGCCGTTTTCCCGCATTTTGCACGTGGCAGGTGGCGCAGGCGAAATTCAGCCGACCATGCCGCCGGTAATAAAAGTCTTTGCCCTGACGATAGGCCGCCAGCGCGCGCGGGTCGTCCTCGGGCACGATAATGTTGATCGCCTGGCCGCGCG from Methylosarcina fibrata AML-C10 harbors:
- a CDS encoding RNA polymerase sigma factor, whose protein sequence is MKTAIALLETTFIENHGTLLQLLKRYIGCSDTAEELVQEAYLRVMQLDTVNEITNLPGYLFRVAMNLAKDHVRRNSFIESDSSGLLDDQLACTQPTPDTVMQAQQELVMLQQLISELPPQCQRIFLLCKIQHLSHAEIAEQLNISPRTVEKQIGKALKILRDRMFSQ
- a CDS encoding CAP domain-containing protein, with the protein product MKRISSLLVVCLGIVHYPLSAASGAPPTIDISEMERQIHRLINRERQNHGLTPLAWDEQLTRIARSHSQDMASHRYFSHTNRQGEDAAVRSKNLGWNKKKQIGPTTWLTGLAENIFLNHLYDKMVKTIRDGVVVNMEYTWNPPDQIALSTVQGWMDSPSHRKNILSPLYDRQGIGVAIRESEVLITQDLF